The following proteins come from a genomic window of Negativicoccus succinicivorans:
- a CDS encoding glutamine--tRNA ligase/YqeY domain fusion protein, with product MTETKTPEVASSNFIETEINADIAKNVYTDNRVHTRFPPEPNGYLHIGHAKSICLNFGLGEKYQGKTNLRFDDTNPTKEDVEYVESIEEDVHWLGFHWDGEVRFASDYFPQMYEYAVQLIREGKAYVDDLSGDEIREYRGDFNTPGKESPYRNRPIEENLRLFEEMKEGRYADGEKVLRAKIDMASPNLVMRDPVLYRILHVPHHRTGDTWCIYPMYDFAHPVSDAIERITHSVCTLEFEAHRPLYNWVLESWSDPEHPRQIEFARLNVTTMITSKRKLRRLVEEHIVSGWDDPRMPTISGIRRRGYTPEALRDFCDRIGVAKNDSLVDISLLEFCIREDLKNKAPRLMTVLDPLKITLVNYPEGQTEELPIANNQDAPDMGERMVPFSRELYIERADFMEEPVKKFFRLAPGREVRLRNAYIIRCEEVVKDENGEIIELKCTYDPDSKSGSPGSNRKVKGVVHWVERHTAVPVEARLYDYLFPEDDTDDGRDFVEKANPDSLVVKQAVAEPAILDYPVGTRFQFIRQGYFVIDPDTTEEHLVVNRIVGLRDTWAKLQKQKEKEKQAK from the coding sequence ATGACGGAGACGAAGACGCCGGAAGTGGCCAGCAGCAATTTTATCGAAACGGAAATCAATGCGGATATCGCGAAAAATGTGTATACCGATAATCGGGTGCATACGCGGTTTCCGCCGGAACCGAACGGATATTTGCATATCGGTCACGCGAAAAGCATTTGCTTGAATTTCGGCTTGGGAGAAAAATATCAGGGTAAAACCAACTTGCGTTTTGACGATACGAATCCGACCAAAGAAGATGTGGAGTACGTCGAATCGATCGAAGAAGACGTGCATTGGCTCGGTTTCCATTGGGACGGTGAAGTGCGTTTCGCCTCGGATTATTTTCCGCAAATGTACGAATACGCCGTGCAGCTGATCCGCGAAGGCAAAGCGTACGTGGACGATCTTTCGGGCGATGAAATCCGCGAGTACCGCGGCGATTTCAATACGCCGGGCAAGGAAAGTCCGTATCGTAACCGCCCGATCGAAGAAAACCTGCGTTTATTTGAGGAAATGAAAGAGGGGCGCTACGCCGACGGCGAAAAAGTATTGCGCGCCAAAATCGACATGGCGTCGCCGAATCTCGTGATGCGGGATCCCGTGCTGTATCGGATTTTGCACGTGCCGCATCATCGCACCGGCGATACCTGGTGCATCTATCCGATGTACGATTTCGCGCATCCGGTATCGGACGCGATTGAACGGATCACGCATTCGGTCTGCACGCTGGAATTTGAAGCGCATCGTCCGCTCTATAACTGGGTCTTGGAAAGCTGGTCGGATCCGGAGCATCCGCGGCAGATTGAATTCGCCCGCCTGAATGTCACCACGATGATTACCAGCAAACGCAAATTGCGTCGGCTGGTGGAAGAACACATCGTCAGCGGCTGGGACGATCCGCGCATGCCGACGATTTCGGGAATTCGCCGCCGCGGTTACACGCCGGAAGCGCTGCGGGATTTCTGCGATCGCATCGGGGTCGCGAAAAACGACAGCTTGGTGGATATCAGTCTGCTTGAATTTTGCATTCGCGAAGATTTGAAAAATAAAGCGCCGCGCCTGATGACGGTGCTCGATCCGTTGAAAATTACGCTCGTCAATTATCCGGAAGGGCAAACAGAAGAACTGCCGATCGCCAATAACCAGGACGCGCCGGACATGGGCGAACGCATGGTTCCGTTTTCACGAGAATTGTATATCGAACGGGCCGATTTTATGGAAGAACCGGTGAAAAAATTCTTCCGTCTGGCGCCGGGCCGCGAAGTGCGTTTGCGCAACGCTTACATTATTCGCTGTGAAGAAGTCGTCAAAGATGAAAACGGCGAAATCATTGAATTGAAATGTACTTATGATCCGGACTCCAAGAGCGGCTCGCCCGGCAGCAACCGCAAGGTGAAAGGCGTCGTGCATTGGGTAGAAAGGCATACGGCGGTACCTGTCGAAGCCCGTTTGTATGATTATCTCTTCCCGGAAGATGATACCGATGACGGACGCGATTTCGTCGAGAAAGCCAATCCGGATTCGTTGGTCGTCAAACAAGCGGTCGCGGAGCCCGCGATTTTGGATTATCCCGTGGGAACGCGTTTCCAATTCATTCGCCAGGGGTACTTTGTCATTGATCCGGATACGACCGAAGAGCATCTCGTCGTGAATCGCATTGTCGGTTTGCGCGATACTTGGGCGAAATTGCAAAAACAAAAAGAAAAAGAAAAGCAGGCCAAGTAA
- a CDS encoding flavodoxin, producing the protein MANIAIVYWTGSGNTEAMANAIDEGAKAAGAETQLSFVTDVTADDIAAFDYIALGCPAMGSEQLEEYDFEPFYEELAGHLAGKKVALFGSYAWNDGQWMDDWAGRVAETGADIVADPVKAYAYPDDDALEACRQLGAALANA; encoded by the coding sequence ATGGCTAATATAGCAATTGTGTATTGGACAGGATCCGGCAACACCGAAGCGATGGCGAATGCGATCGACGAAGGCGCCAAAGCGGCGGGCGCGGAAACGCAACTTTCTTTCGTGACCGACGTTACCGCGGACGATATTGCCGCATTTGATTATATTGCGCTCGGCTGCCCGGCCATGGGTTCGGAACAGCTCGAAGAATACGATTTTGAACCGTTTTATGAAGAACTTGCCGGACATCTCGCCGGCAAAAAAGTAGCGCTTTTCGGTTCGTATGCATGGAACGACGGCCAGTGGATGGACGACTGGGCCGGTCGTGTTGCCGAAACCGGCGCGGACATTGTCGCGGATCCGGTCAAAGCGTACGCGTACCCCGATGATGACGCGCTTGAAGCTTGCCGCCAACTCGGCGCAGCGTTAGCGAACGCCTAA
- a CDS encoding flavodoxin, with product MKVAVIYWTNTGNTEQMAEEIALGARDASADITLTAYADTTPAEALQADQLILGCPAMGIEELEDGEVVPFMQELYPQLAGKRVAVFGSCGWSHGEWLTKWVQELSDAGAEVVAPPLSCQGTPDDEALASCRKLGQELAQK from the coding sequence ATGAAAGTCGCTGTCATTTATTGGACGAACACCGGTAATACGGAACAGATGGCGGAAGAGATCGCACTCGGCGCACGGGATGCCAGCGCCGACATTACCCTGACCGCATATGCGGACACCACGCCCGCCGAAGCATTGCAAGCGGATCAGCTGATTTTGGGTTGCCCCGCCATGGGTATCGAGGAATTGGAGGACGGGGAAGTCGTACCGTTCATGCAGGAACTCTATCCGCAACTCGCCGGTAAACGGGTCGCTGTTTTCGGTTCGTGCGGCTGGTCGCACGGGGAATGGTTGACCAAGTGGGTGCAGGAACTCAGCGATGCCGGCGCAGAGGTTGTCGCTCCGCCATTGTCCTGCCAAGGTACGCCGGATGATGAGGCACTGGCCTCTTGTCGCAAGTTGGGACAAGAGCTCGCTCAAAAATAA
- a CDS encoding 2-hydroxymuconate tautomerase, with the protein MPVIHVHLLAGRKVEQKRAFVKKVTDAAVAELGCPAQNVRIVFHTLTKEDLAEGGVLRADRD; encoded by the coding sequence ATGCCTGTCATTCATGTGCATTTGCTCGCCGGGCGCAAAGTGGAGCAAAAACGCGCCTTTGTGAAAAAAGTAACGGATGCGGCGGTCGCCGAATTGGGCTGTCCGGCCCAAAATGTTAGAATTGTTTTCCATACACTGACGAAAGAAGATCTCGCTGAGGGCGGCGTTTTACGCGCCGACCGCGACTGA
- the guaB gene encoding IMP dehydrogenase, whose product MMDEKFQKEGLTFDDVLLIPGASDVLPRDVKVDTWLTKEIHLNIPIMSAGMDTVTESGMAIAMAREGGIGVIHKNMTIDEQAREVDKVKRSEHGIIVDPIYLGPDNLLQDAEDLMARYRISGVPVTVDGKLVGIITNRDMRFETDMSKKIGEVMTKEGLVTAPEGTSLEDAKRLLWEHRIEKLPLVDGAGNLRGLITIKDIEKTKKYPNSAKDGNGRLLAAAAIGVGSDMLERAEALVGANVDVLIVDTAHGHSAGVIRAVKKLREAFPHTNLIAGNVATGEATEALIEAGADAVKVGIGPGSICTTRVIAGIGVPQITAVYDCSRVAARYHVPVIADGGIKYSGDMAKALAAGASVVMLGNLLAGTQESPGETVIYQGRSYKVYRGMGSLGAMKAGSKDRYFQENMDKLVPEGIEGRVPYKGTVADSIYQMVGGLRASMGYCGAKDLEAMRSETKFVRITNAGLIESHPHDINITKEAPNYSMN is encoded by the coding sequence ATGATGGACGAAAAATTTCAAAAAGAAGGTCTGACATTTGACGACGTGCTGCTGATACCGGGGGCATCGGATGTACTGCCGCGCGATGTCAAAGTGGACACCTGGCTGACCAAAGAAATTCATTTGAATATTCCGATTATGAGTGCGGGCATGGATACCGTCACCGAATCGGGCATGGCGATTGCGATGGCGCGCGAAGGCGGCATCGGCGTCATTCATAAAAATATGACGATTGATGAACAGGCGCGGGAAGTGGACAAAGTCAAACGTTCCGAACACGGCATCATTGTCGATCCGATTTACCTCGGACCGGACAACCTGCTGCAGGACGCGGAAGACCTGATGGCGCGCTACCGTATTTCGGGCGTACCGGTTACCGTGGACGGCAAGCTCGTCGGTATTATCACGAACCGAGACATGCGTTTTGAAACCGACATGTCGAAAAAAATCGGCGAAGTGATGACGAAAGAAGGTCTCGTTACCGCGCCGGAAGGAACGTCATTGGAAGATGCGAAACGTCTGTTGTGGGAGCACCGCATCGAAAAATTGCCGCTGGTAGATGGCGCGGGCAATTTGCGCGGTCTGATCACGATTAAAGATATCGAAAAAACAAAAAAATATCCGAACTCCGCGAAAGACGGCAACGGTCGTTTGTTGGCGGCGGCGGCCATCGGCGTTGGCAGTGACATGCTGGAACGCGCGGAAGCATTGGTAGGCGCCAATGTGGATGTGCTCATTGTCGATACGGCGCACGGTCACTCCGCGGGCGTTATTCGCGCGGTCAAAAAACTGCGCGAAGCATTCCCGCACACCAATCTGATCGCGGGCAACGTAGCGACCGGCGAGGCGACCGAAGCATTGATCGAAGCCGGCGCGGATGCGGTTAAAGTCGGTATCGGACCGGGTTCGATTTGCACGACCCGTGTCATCGCCGGTATCGGCGTACCGCAGATTACAGCGGTTTATGACTGCAGTCGGGTGGCGGCGCGTTACCATGTGCCGGTCATCGCCGACGGCGGCATCAAATACTCGGGCGACATGGCTAAAGCCTTAGCGGCCGGCGCCAGCGTCGTCATGCTCGGCAACCTTTTGGCGGGCACGCAGGAAAGCCCGGGCGAAACGGTAATTTACCAGGGCCGTTCGTACAAAGTGTACCGCGGCATGGGCTCGCTCGGCGCGATGAAAGCGGGCAGCAAAGATCGCTACTTCCAGGAAAACATGGACAAATTGGTGCCGGAAGGTATCGAAGGCCGCGTACCGTACAAAGGCACGGTGGCGGATTCGATTTACCAGATGGTCGGCGGTCTGCGCGCCAGCATGGGTTACTGCGGCGCGAAAGATCTGGAAGCCATGCGTTCGGAAACTAAGTTTGTGCGCATTACCAATGCGGGACTGATTGAAAGTCATCCGCATGATATAAATATCACCAAAGAAGCGCCGAACTACAGTATGAATTAA
- a CDS encoding WecB/TagA/CpsF family glycosyltransferase, with the protein MQWERHSILGVAIDALTLETAVAQVDTWLAQKETKFIATANAEMVMRAYKDPAFGQVLAAADMVLADGAGIVWAGEQLHKHFPARVAGIDFMTALVERAAQTGTKMYFFGGAPDVAAEAAQRLESRFGTLPIVGVRDGYFSASENDAIAADIRESGAQLLFAGLGVPKQEYWLTRMRPQLPGIVSLGVGGSFDVLSGRLKRAPLFWQKNRLEWLYRLALQPSRLRRMGALPQFMWQVKRSANRRRK; encoded by the coding sequence ATGCAGTGGGAACGGCATTCGATTCTGGGCGTTGCCATTGACGCCCTCACACTCGAAACCGCTGTCGCGCAGGTGGACACTTGGCTCGCGCAAAAGGAAACGAAATTTATCGCCACCGCGAATGCGGAAATGGTCATGCGCGCGTATAAAGATCCCGCGTTCGGTCAGGTATTGGCCGCGGCGGATATGGTGCTCGCGGACGGGGCGGGAATTGTTTGGGCCGGTGAACAGCTTCATAAGCATTTTCCGGCACGCGTAGCGGGTATTGATTTTATGACCGCGCTCGTGGAACGTGCGGCGCAAACGGGAACCAAGATGTATTTCTTCGGCGGTGCGCCCGACGTCGCCGCCGAAGCGGCGCAGCGGCTGGAAAGCCGTTTCGGCACGCTGCCGATTGTCGGCGTGCGGGACGGCTATTTTTCCGCGTCGGAAAATGACGCGATTGCCGCCGACATTCGGGAAAGCGGCGCGCAGCTTTTATTTGCGGGCCTCGGCGTTCCGAAGCAGGAGTATTGGCTGACGCGGATGCGGCCGCAATTGCCGGGCATTGTATCGCTCGGTGTGGGCGGTTCTTTTGACGTGCTTTCCGGTCGATTAAAACGGGCGCCGCTTTTCTGGCAAAAAAATCGCTTGGAATGGTTGTATCGTTTGGCTCTTCAACCGTCCCGGTTACGGCGGATGGGAGCGTTGCCGCAATTTATGTGGCAGGTGAAACGTTCCGCCAACCGAAGGAGGAAATAA
- a CDS encoding phosphatidylserine decarboxylase family protein: MLSQITIVKEGYPFIGGALFVALLTGLLISWHWALLPFLFALFFTFFFRSPRRNVPRDPDVLVSPADGTVMRVEEVEEELFLGAPCYKVTIFLSVFDVHVNRSPMAGDITFRQYTCGGFRPAFQKSVGYENERHTIGLENERISIVVTQIAGLLARRIVSWKKLGDRLGKGELYGMIKFGSCTEVFMPKNVAVCVKKGDRVRGGETVIGRIVDA, from the coding sequence ATATTGTCACAGATCACGATCGTGAAAGAAGGCTATCCCTTTATAGGGGGAGCTCTTTTCGTCGCGCTCCTGACAGGGTTGCTGATATCATGGCACTGGGCCTTGTTGCCTTTTCTATTTGCGCTTTTTTTCACCTTCTTCTTTCGTTCGCCCCGGCGGAATGTGCCGCGTGACCCCGACGTGCTTGTGTCACCGGCCGACGGCACCGTGATGCGGGTCGAAGAAGTAGAGGAAGAGTTGTTTTTGGGTGCGCCCTGTTATAAAGTTACGATTTTTTTATCCGTATTTGATGTGCATGTCAATCGCAGTCCGATGGCGGGTGATATTACGTTTCGTCAATACACCTGCGGCGGTTTTCGCCCCGCGTTTCAAAAAAGTGTAGGTTATGAAAACGAACGCCACACGATCGGTCTTGAAAACGAACGAATTTCGATTGTCGTTACGCAGATTGCGGGCCTTTTGGCGCGCCGCATCGTGTCCTGGAAAAAACTGGGCGATCGGTTGGGTAAAGGCGAGTTATACGGAATGATCAAGTTCGGTTCGTGCACGGAAGTGTTTATGCCGAAAAATGTGGCTGTTTGCGTAAAAAAAGGGGATCGTGTGCGCGGCGGCGAAACTGTTATCGGGAGAATAGTAGATGCGTAA
- the pssA gene encoding CDP-diacylglycerol--serine O-phosphatidyltransferase, with product MRKEWIPNLFTALNIAMGTLSLMFTVQGNFDAAAWAILLAAVADGLDGRVARAFGVAGDFGKELDSLCDVVSFGVAPAVLLYTWQMALMPLGLGAMAAMLLAVCGAMRLARFNINTDVVHGFFMGMPIPTTGCLAATYVLSDAPLPVYLTWVLTLVLAWVMVSEMHYPDFKGKAADPVQKKALAAVVVIGLLLLFDEPSRWAFVFFFMYFLFGILNTIWNRLDRSGGRRA from the coding sequence ATGCGTAAAGAATGGATACCGAATCTTTTTACGGCTTTAAATATTGCCATGGGAACACTGTCCTTGATGTTTACCGTGCAGGGAAATTTCGACGCGGCCGCCTGGGCGATTTTGCTCGCGGCGGTGGCGGACGGTTTGGACGGACGGGTGGCTCGCGCGTTTGGCGTGGCCGGAGATTTCGGTAAAGAGTTGGACTCATTATGCGATGTGGTATCGTTCGGTGTAGCGCCGGCGGTTTTGCTCTATACTTGGCAAATGGCGCTCATGCCGCTCGGTTTGGGCGCGATGGCCGCTATGCTTTTAGCGGTCTGCGGCGCGATGCGCTTAGCTCGCTTCAATATTAATACGGATGTGGTGCACGGCTTTTTCATGGGGATGCCGATCCCGACGACGGGATGTTTGGCGGCGACCTATGTGTTGTCGGATGCGCCGTTACCGGTGTATCTTACCTGGGTGCTGACATTGGTATTGGCATGGGTGATGGTCAGCGAAATGCATTACCCGGATTTTAAAGGTAAAGCCGCCGATCCGGTGCAGAAAAAAGCGCTGGCGGCCGTGGTCGTCATCGGCTTGCTCTTGCTGTTCGACGAACCGTCACGCTGGGCGTTTGTATTCTTTTTTATGTACTTCTTATTCGGCATTTTAAATACAATTTGGAATCGATTGGATCGATCCGGCGGAAGGAGAGCGTAG
- a CDS encoding glycosyltransferase family 2 protein, which translates to MTYYMDIIMVPIQIIVALFTVYYTVLAISGMFRKKEVKILTPKNRFAIIVAAHNEEQVLGALIDNLFMLRYPRELYDVYVVADNCTDGTAQLARDHGAIVYERFNKEEVGKGYAMDWLFHKVYETGIEYDAFCVFDADNLVHLDFLTEMNSRLEKGEQVIQGYLSAKNPSDTWVSATFAMAFWIINHLWHLGKYNIGLSTALGGTGMCISSRVLRTYGWGCNCLTEDMEFSMKILYEGNIRTTWADDAIVYDEKPLRFMQSWNQRKRWAQGHFDCAGRYIPKLFKRGFSTGNIRMLDGILQLSQPHFMLLSTFYLLMTYVNASVPFFTNVLYNDRVMPVEFWTTIGTLQFILPIIVLWRINVPKKVWLYIPMYPIFIYSWVPITFLGFLNRHKKEWSHTQHTRQISFDEVPLHLDSKGPN; encoded by the coding sequence ATGACCTATTACATGGATATCATCATGGTACCCATCCAGATCATCGTGGCGCTGTTCACGGTGTACTACACGGTCTTGGCTATTTCTGGCATGTTCCGCAAAAAAGAGGTCAAGATCCTGACGCCGAAAAATCGTTTCGCCATTATCGTCGCGGCGCATAATGAAGAGCAGGTTTTGGGCGCGCTGATTGATAATCTTTTCATGCTGAGATATCCGCGTGAACTTTACGATGTCTATGTCGTCGCCGACAACTGCACCGACGGTACCGCGCAACTCGCTCGAGATCACGGCGCCATCGTCTATGAACGATTTAATAAGGAAGAGGTCGGCAAAGGCTATGCGATGGACTGGCTGTTTCATAAGGTTTATGAAACAGGTATTGAATACGACGCCTTTTGCGTATTCGACGCGGATAACCTCGTCCATCTGGATTTTCTGACGGAAATGAACAGCCGTTTGGAAAAAGGCGAACAGGTTATTCAAGGTTACCTGAGCGCGAAAAACCCGTCGGATACATGGGTATCCGCGACGTTCGCGATGGCGTTTTGGATCATCAATCATCTGTGGCATCTGGGCAAGTATAATATCGGTCTTTCCACCGCGCTCGGCGGCACGGGCATGTGCATTTCGAGTCGGGTTCTGCGAACCTACGGTTGGGGCTGCAACTGTTTGACGGAAGATATGGAGTTTTCCATGAAAATTCTGTACGAGGGCAATATTCGTACGACATGGGCCGACGACGCTATTGTTTACGATGAAAAACCGCTCCGCTTCATGCAGTCATGGAACCAACGTAAACGCTGGGCGCAGGGACACTTTGACTGTGCCGGACGGTACATTCCCAAATTATTCAAACGCGGTTTTTCGACCGGTAATATTCGCATGCTTGACGGTATTTTACAATTGTCGCAGCCGCATTTTATGCTGCTTTCGACCTTTTATTTATTGATGACTTATGTAAACGCTTCTGTCCCGTTCTTTACAAATGTGTTGTATAATGACCGCGTTATGCCGGTGGAATTTTGGACGACCATCGGTACCTTGCAATTTATTTTGCCGATTATCGTATTGTGGCGGATCAACGTTCCCAAAAAAGTTTGGCTGTACATTCCCATGTATCCGATCTTCATTTATTCTTGGGTGCCGATTACCTTCCTGGGATTCCTGAACCGACATAAAAAAGAGTGGAGCCATACCCAACATACGCGGCAAATTTCGTTTGATGAAGTGCCGTTACATTTGGACAGTAAAGGACCGAATTAA
- the surE gene encoding 5'/3'-nucleotidase SurE yields MSNDDGIEARGLRMLARGLVDLGEITLIAPHQECSSSSSALTLRERLYLKEEHTGEPRFKAFSFTGRPADCAKFGISYWLQDTPPDLVVSGINNGYNVGSDVTYSGTVAVALEGHYEKIPSLAVSGQTFDEEFLERAVPFVRDFIQKVFVKGKYPGLLNLNIPNIPEINWQHVKVCRQGLQIYENAITSAVDEDGQIYYRVKGRALPDSDHEDDVYFLHRGWITVTPLTWYQGADQEIGAVEDLLHSIAQREVKK; encoded by the coding sequence ATGTCAAATGACGATGGGATTGAAGCGCGTGGCTTGCGCATGCTGGCGCGCGGCTTAGTGGATCTCGGTGAAATTACGCTGATTGCGCCGCATCAGGAGTGCAGTTCGAGTTCGTCGGCGCTGACTTTGCGGGAGCGTTTGTATCTCAAGGAAGAGCATACGGGCGAACCGCGTTTCAAGGCGTTTTCTTTTACCGGGCGACCGGCCGATTGCGCGAAATTCGGCATCTCGTATTGGTTGCAGGACACGCCGCCGGATTTGGTGGTATCCGGGATCAATAACGGTTATAACGTCGGCAGCGACGTGACTTACTCCGGAACGGTGGCGGTCGCGCTGGAAGGGCATTACGAAAAAATTCCGTCGCTTGCGGTTTCGGGGCAGACATTTGATGAAGAATTTTTGGAACGGGCGGTGCCTTTTGTTCGTGACTTTATCCAAAAAGTTTTCGTGAAAGGGAAATATCCGGGATTGCTGAATTTAAATATTCCCAATATTCCCGAAATCAACTGGCAGCATGTCAAAGTCTGTCGTCAGGGCCTGCAGATTTATGAAAACGCGATCACGTCAGCGGTGGATGAAGACGGTCAGATTTACTACCGTGTCAAAGGACGCGCGTTGCCGGATTCGGATCATGAAGACGATGTCTACTTTTTGCATCGCGGCTGGATTACGGTGACGCCGCTGACCTGGTATCAGGGTGCGGATCAGGAGATCGGCGCGGTGGAGGATCTGTTGCATTCGATTGCGCAACGAGAAGTGAAGAAATAA
- a CDS encoding amidohydrolase: MAREQDFREYLHTIPEFGLEEHKTSEFVAKTLREAGFDVTEGLGGHTGVVGIFDSGKPGPTMAVRADMDALGHIVDGKHVAIHSCGHDGHTAMALAAGEEIIKEGIVKRGKLKVIFQPAEEIGQGAYTIVDSGVLDDVDYLIGQHVRPIQEAKLGQAIAALYYSASHTVEFEIKGQRAHGARPHLGHNALHAAALAILAATGIQPNPERSFSVKATRCLCDSGATNAIPDKVLLAFDMRAGDNDTMAELNEKIKIAVENAVAAFSCTCTCKTLIDLPAAEYNDDMCELLEDSIAEVLGRENTLPAQTTPGGEDFCYYVIAKPNLHVGFYGLGADLKPGLHQPNMHFNTEALTYGKKILKTAVSKVLGENSKYNGEHNR; encoded by the coding sequence ATGGCAAGAGAACAGGATTTCAGAGAATATTTACATACCATCCCGGAGTTTGGGTTGGAGGAGCATAAAACGTCCGAATTCGTGGCCAAAACGCTGCGGGAAGCCGGCTTTGACGTCACGGAAGGACTGGGCGGGCACACCGGTGTCGTCGGCATCTTCGACAGCGGCAAACCCGGTCCGACAATGGCCGTACGCGCCGACATGGATGCGCTCGGACATATCGTCGACGGTAAGCATGTCGCGATCCACAGCTGCGGTCATGACGGCCACACGGCAATGGCTCTGGCGGCCGGAGAAGAAATTATTAAAGAAGGCATCGTCAAACGCGGTAAGCTGAAAGTGATTTTCCAGCCGGCGGAAGAAATCGGCCAGGGCGCGTACACGATCGTCGACAGCGGCGTGTTGGATGATGTCGATTATCTGATCGGGCAACATGTCCGTCCGATCCAGGAAGCGAAATTGGGACAGGCGATCGCCGCCCTCTACTACTCGGCAAGCCACACCGTGGAGTTCGAAATCAAAGGACAACGCGCGCACGGCGCGCGCCCGCATTTGGGTCACAACGCTCTGCACGCGGCGGCACTGGCGATACTCGCCGCCACGGGAATCCAACCGAATCCGGAGCGTTCGTTCAGCGTCAAAGCCACCCGCTGCCTCTGTGATTCCGGCGCGACAAACGCGATCCCTGACAAAGTATTGCTCGCTTTTGATATGCGCGCCGGTGATAACGATACCATGGCAGAGCTCAATGAAAAAATCAAAATCGCCGTGGAAAACGCAGTCGCCGCTTTTTCCTGCACCTGCACCTGCAAAACATTGATCGATTTACCGGCCGCCGAGTATAACGACGACATGTGCGAACTGTTGGAAGATAGCATTGCCGAAGTGCTCGGCCGCGAAAACACGCTGCCGGCGCAGACCACACCGGGCGGCGAAGATTTCTGCTACTACGTCATCGCCAAACCGAATCTGCACGTCGGCTTTTACGGTCTGGGCGCCGACCTCAAGCCCGGGTTACATCAGCCGAATATGCATTTCAACACCGAGGCCCTTACGTACGGCAAAAAAATTCTGAAAACGGCCGTATCCAAAGTGCTCGGCGAAAATTCAAAATATAACGGCGAACACAACCGCTAA
- a CDS encoding nucleoside recognition domain-containing protein has translation MAEEKQKTVAPQGQPAESTTKSDRRQEAERLLGGKVGIGAYIALIAAIIFFSGILMKVDGMKWLSAFDYTTLIGKYGTMKVPEKATWLGMGGFSARQGFLFALSLAPSVMLALGVIEVLAQYGAIRAAHKLMTPLLKPILGLPGLTGLALITDLQSTDAGAAQTKELFDEGLISDKEHTVMTAWQYSGAGMISNYFATGSAVFAVLTVPVILPLGIIFVMKFVGGAFVRFMLSTVYGKDFANE, from the coding sequence ATGGCAGAAGAAAAGCAGAAAACTGTTGCGCCGCAAGGCCAACCTGCCGAATCGACAACAAAGTCGGATCGACGGCAGGAAGCGGAGCGTCTGCTCGGCGGTAAAGTCGGCATCGGCGCTTACATCGCGTTGATTGCGGCCATTATTTTTTTCTCCGGCATTTTGATGAAAGTCGACGGTATGAAGTGGTTGAGCGCGTTTGACTATACGACCTTGATCGGTAAGTACGGTACGATGAAAGTACCGGAAAAAGCGACTTGGCTCGGTATGGGCGGGTTCTCCGCACGGCAAGGCTTTTTATTCGCGCTTTCGTTGGCACCGTCCGTGATGCTTGCATTGGGCGTGATCGAAGTGCTTGCACAATACGGCGCGATTCGCGCGGCGCATAAGTTGATGACGCCGCTGTTGAAACCGATTTTAGGCTTACCGGGGCTGACGGGACTGGCGCTGATTACGGACTTGCAGAGTACGGATGCCGGTGCTGCGCAGACGAAAGAATTGTTTGATGAAGGTCTGATCAGTGACAAGGAACACACGGTTATGACCGCTTGGCAGTACAGCGGCGCGGGCATGATCAGCAATTACTTCGCCACCGGTTCGGCGGTATTTGCGGTATTGACCGTACCGGTTATTTTGCCGTTGGGAATTATTTTTGTCATGAAATTTGTCGGCGGCGCCTTTGTCCGCTTTATGT